The Mercurialis annua linkage group LG8, ddMerAnnu1.2, whole genome shotgun sequence genome window below encodes:
- the LOC126660163 gene encoding probable indole-3-acetic acid-amido synthetase GH3.1: protein MAVDNALSSPLGPPVCEKDAKALQFIEEMTRNADFVQEKVLEEILSRNKDVEYLKRFNLDGAIDRKTFKSKIPIVTYEDLQPEIQRIANGDRSPILSSHPVSEFLTSSGTSAGERKLMPTIKEELDRRQLLYSLLMPVMNLYVPDLDKGKGLYFLFVKSETKTPSGLVARPVLTSYYKSDHFRTRPYDPYNVYTSPTESILCPDSFQSMYSQMLCGLLERHQVLRLGAVFASGLLRAISFLQLNWQDLAQDIMSGTLNKRVFDPSIRKCITEMLKPNPELAEFIRVECSKENWEGIITRIWPNTKYLDVIVTGAMAQYIPTLDYYSGGLPLACTMYASSECYFGLNLNPMCKPSEVSYTIMPNMAYFEFLPHQPNSSGLTRGSPPKLVDLADVEVGKEYELVITTYAGLCRYRVGDILLVTGFHNSAPQFHFVRRKNVLLSIDSDKTDEAELQKAMENATQLLQEFNTSVVEYTSYADTKTIPGHYVIYWELMIKDSSNSPSEKILSQCCLAMEETFNSVYRQGRVECNSIGPLEIRVVKNGTFEELMDYAISRGASINQYKVPRCVNFTPIVELLDSRVISSHFSPDLPHWTPERRR, encoded by the exons aTGGCCGTCGATAACGCTCTTTCATCGCCGTTGGGTCCTCCGGTATGCGAAAAAGATGCTAAAGCTCTTCAGTTCATTGAAGAAATGACTAGAAATGCTGACTTTGTTCAAGAAAAGGTGTTGGAGGAAATCTTGAGCAGAAATAAAGATGTTGAGTATTTAAAAAGATTTAATCTTGATGGTGCTATTGATCGTAAAACGTTTAAGTCGAAAATTCCGATTGTTACTTACGAAGATCTTCAGCCGGAAATTCAACGTATTGCTAATGGTGATCGCTCTCCTATCTTGTCCTCTCACCCCGTTTCAGAATTCCTCACTAG ttctgGAACATCAGCTGGAGAAAGAAAGCTGATGCCAACAATTAAGGAAGAGCTGGATCGTCGCCAATTATTGTATAGTCTACTCATGCCGGTGATGAACTT GTACGTGCCAGATTTAGACAAAGGCAAAggattatattttttgtttgtgaAATCTGAAACAAAAACACCGAGTGGACTCGTAGCTCGTCCTGTACTCACTAGCTACTACAAAAGTGACCACTTCAGGACTCGTCCATATGATCCCTACAATGTCTACACCAGCCCCACTGAGTCAATTCTTTGCCCTGACTCGTTCCAAAGCATGTATAGTCAAATGCTCTGCGGCCTGCTTGAGCGCCACCAAGTTCTCAGACTCGGTGCAGTTTTCGCGTCCGGTCTGCTTCGTGCCATCAGCTTTCTTCAGCTTAATTGGCAGGATTTAGCTCAGGATATCATGTCGGGAACGCTAAACAAGCGTGTTTTTGATCCTTCTATCAGAAAGTGTATCACCGAGATGCTAAAACCTAATCCTGAGCTTGCTGAGTTTATCCGAGTTGAATGCTCGAAAGAAAACTGGGAAGGGATTATTACAAGAATTTGGCCGAATACAAAATATCTCGACGTGATAGTTACCGGAGCAATGGCTCAGTATATTCCGACTCTCGATTATTATAGTGGCGGTTTGCCATTAGCCTGCACCATGTATGCTTCATCAGAATGttattttgggttaaacttgAACCCAATGTGCAAGCCATCAGAAGTTTCCTACACCATCATGCCAAACATGGCCTACTTCGAGTTTTTACCACACCAACCTAACTCGTCCGGGTTAACTCGTGGGTCCCCACCTAAACTCGTTGACCTAGCCGATGTTGAAGTGGGAAAAGAGTATGAGCTTGTTATAACAACCTATGCAGGATTATGTAGGTACCGAGTTGGTGATATTCTACTTGTCACCGGATTCCATAACTCGGCTCCTCAATTCCATTTCGTGCGAAGAAAGAACGTGTTACTAAGCATTGACTCGGACAAGACCGACGAAGCCGAGTTACAAAAAGCAATGGAGAACGCGACTCAACTCTTACAAGAATTCAACACAAGCGTCGTCGAATACACGAGTTATGCCGACACAAAGACGATTCCGGGCCACTACGTAATATATTGGGAATTAATGATAAAAGACTCATCTAACTCGCCGAGCGAGAAGATATTGAGTCAATGTTGCCTTGCAATGGAAGAAACGTTTAACTCGGTGTACCGACAAGGCCGAGTTGAGTGTAACTCAATAGGGCCACTAGAGATACGTGTGGTGAAAAATGGAACATTTGAGGAGCTAATGGACTATGCAATTTCAAGAGGAGCATCAATTAATCAGTATAAAGTACCAAGGTGTGTGAATTTTACACCAATTGTGGAATTGCTTGATTCTAGAGTTATTTCTTCACATTTTAGTCCCGATTTGCCGCATTGGACACcagaaagaagaagatga